The following proteins are co-located in the Silene latifolia isolate original U9 population chromosome 1, ASM4854445v1, whole genome shotgun sequence genome:
- the LOC141607812 gene encoding cadmium-induced protein AS8, protein MIIKGLFRRYQKWNPVHPTSGAFWGMGVGIGCGVGWGPGFGPEVVGYVGAGCGVGFSVGITFAGFGIGLPAKILIEGPYKVVAATSSHTWDLVRSSNFLTVKNEAGDELGRNMPLFPSQLWNLQQKANERLSYFRDLDLLKKGTEIFNVERSISLCTKSISESCTSLRNRFSDKDDKE, encoded by the exons ATGATTATAAAAGGACTATTCAGGAGGTACCAAAAATGGAATCCCGTCCACCCGACTTCTGGAGCCTTTTGGGGAATGGGAGTAGGCATTGGTTGTGGTGTGGGTTGGGGTCCTGGTTTTGGACCTGAAGTGGTTGGATATGTTGGTGCTGGTTGTGGAGTTGGATTCAGTGTTGGCATcacatttgcaggttttggcattGGTCTTCCTGCAAAGATTCTCATTGAGGGTCCTTATAAAG TTGTAGCAGCCACATCTAGCCATACTTGGGACCTTGTACGATCAAGCAACTTTCTGACAGTCAAGAATGAAGCTGGAGATGAATTGGGCAGGAACATGCCATTATTTCCATCACAGTTATGGAACTTGCAACAAAAGGCTAATGAAAGATTATCGTACTTCAGAGACTTAGATCTACTGAAGAAAGGGACAGAGATATTTAATGTGGAACGATCAATTTCTCTATGCACGAAGTCTATTTCAGAGAGTTGTACATCACTTAGGAACCGGTTTTCTGATAAAG ATGACAAAGAATGA
- the LOC141607847 gene encoding MOB kinase activator-like 1A, translating to MSLFGLGRNQRTFRPKKSAPSGSKGAQLRQLIDATLGSGNLREAVRLPPGEDLNEWLAVNTVDFFNQVNLLYGTLTEFCTAESCPTMTAGPKYEYRWADGVQIKKPIEVSAPKYVEYLMDWVESQLDDESTFPQKIGTPFPMNFRDVVKIIFKRLFRVYAHIYHSHFQKIVSLKEEAHLNTCFKHFILFTFEFGLIDKKELAPLQELIESIIPY from the exons ATGAGCCTCTTTGGCCTTGGGAG GAACCAGCGAACATTTCGGCCAAAGAAGAGTGCACCCTCTGGGAGTAAG GGAGCGCAATTGAGGCAACTTATTGATGCGACACTAGGTAGCGGAAATTTGAGAGAAGCTGTGAGACTACCTCCGGGGGAAGATTTGAATGAATGGCTTGCTGTAAaca CTGTCGATTTCTTCAACCAGGTGAACCTGCTATATGGTACTCTCACAGAATTTTGTACAGCCGAGAGCTGTCCTACCATGACAGCCGGACCCAA GTATGAGTATCGGTGGGCTGATGGCGTGCAAATAAAAAAACCTATTGAGGTTTCTGCTCCAAAATATGTTGAGTACTTGATGGATTGGGTTGAATCTCAATTGGACGATGAATCCACTTTCCCTCAGAAAATTG GGACGCCGTTTCCTATGAACTTCAGAGATGTAGTCAAGATAATCTTTAAACGATTGTTTAGGGTTTACGCTCATATTTATCATTCGCACTTCCAGAAAATCGTGAGTCTCAAGGAGGAGGCCCACCTGAATACTTGTTTCAAGCATTTCATACTATTCACCTTT GAATTTGGGCTGATTGACAAGAAAGAGCTGGCTCCTCTTCAAGAACTCATTGAATCCATCATTCCTTACTGA
- the LOC141607838 gene encoding uncharacterized protein LOC141607838, protein MGTFIGHAVPGTLFLLVGLWHLWCTILRYVSNPNNSRVRVWNPVPGFNNRIKYLELYTIVIGTFIDLCAELLYSPHPKYFVNGVLDSAHLYCFEHAGMIVMFFIFGLVSLVSVKTSYLPMPDGALCFVIAAAFSSEYLLFHFHSTSHKGMEGHYHFILLMLIALSIITSILGAFVPSSFPVDLSSGIALTMQGLWFYQTAFTLYGPMMPEGCEQIGDNIVCSLSDSLIRGELLANFQLFTLVVGVFVLIALSYSFAYSRFGRSREALAES, encoded by the exons ATGGGAACATTCATAGGTCACGCAGTTCCAGGTACACTCTTTCTATTGGTGGGTTTATGGCATTTGTGGTGCACCATTCTTAGATACGTATCAAACCCGAATAACTCTCGGGTTCGGGTATGGAACCCTGTTCCTGGTTTCAATAATCGAATCAAGTATTTGGAGCTTTACACCATTGTTATTGGTACTTTCATTGATTTGTGTGCTGAACTTCTGTATTCACCTCATCCTAAATATTTTGTTAATGGGGTCTTGGATTCTGCTCATTTGTATTGCTTTGAGCATGCGGGAATGATTGTCATGTTCTTCATTTTCGGTCTCGTTTCGCTTGTTTCGGTTAAGACCAG CTATCTTCCTATGCCAGACGGAGCACTTTGCTTTGTTATAGCTGCGGCTTTCTCTTCAGAATATCTGCTATTCCATTTCCATTCAACAAGTCATAAGGGCATGGAGGGTCACTACCACTTCATCCTTCTTATGCTCATAGCCTTGTCGATTATCACCAGTATTCTCGGTGCTTTTGTCCCATCAAGTTTTCCTGTTGATTTATCCAGTGGCATTGCCTTGACCATGCAAGGCCTTTGGTTCTATCAGACTGCCTTCACCCTTTACGGCCCTATGATGCCAGAGGGCTGTGAACAGATTGGTGATAACATTGTTTGCAGTTTGTCAGACAGTCTAATCAGAGGGGAATTGCTAGCAAACTTTCAGTTGTTTACATTGGTTGTCGGCGTTTTTGTGTTAATTGCACTTTCCTACAGCTTTGCATATTCGAGATTTGGTCGTTCACGAGAGGCGCTTGCTGAGAGCTGA